ACCTGTACCCTACGACTTTCGATACGTCTGTCGTCGTATTACCTTCAAAATCAAGCAGCTGACCCTCGTCTGGCTCACCGAGTGTTCTGTAAGCGACCGGAAGGCCTTCCTTTTCGCTCAGCCAGTTGCAATAGGCTATCGCGTCCCATCAGCTCACATTCGTGACCGGTATTGTTTTCACTTCCGGCCCAACTATTTCTATATCGCCCGCCTTACCGGAAGCCTCAAGAAAAAGAAAATACTCTTCGAAGGTAACCTCGTACTTGCCGATGTAAAAGTCGTACTCAATGATGACTTTATGCGTCGGCTTCTCGTCGCTGGCCCCAACATTGTGTATATCACCCATCGTTAAACTTCCCTTTTCTACAACGACCATCTCATTCAGCGAGAAAACCATCACCGAGAAAACAACCGCTAGCAGTGTTATAAGGAATTTCTTCACCCTTCTCACCCCTTTTTGCACTTGTTTTTCTCCTGGCGATCACAGATCAAAGTTTTTATTCTCTGCTTGAGTCTTATCTGGCTGGTTTTCATTCTACCTTTGGGAAGTGTTCGACACAACTGGAAAGCGATTCTATGAAACGTCTGCATTCAAGAAGATTATAGCACCGGCGACTTACTTTGCTTACCTAAAATTGTCAGAGCAAGGGCTTGTGACCGTGAAAAAGATTCACATCGATAACCCACAAGTTGTCATTTCCAGCACTAAACTATTCGGCAACTATGATCTCGAAATTCATGGTTGTTGCAGTCACAGGCAGTTGATCCGGTCTGATTCCCAGAATCATGGATTGAGGTGTCGGTTCGGCTCTTGCCTTAATGACATTCTCCACGGTTACATTCCATCCAGCTTCTTCAAGGCCTTCGACGAAGAGATGCGAAACGTGAAGATTCCTTTCCTTAACATATGCTAGATTCGGATCGTCTTCCTCGAAAAAGATGCACAGAGTAATCAGCTTCCTTGAAACTCTTCGGCTCTCCGTAAAGACTTCTCTGGAGTTCTCCATGTTCTGAAATCCCGCCGCACTTACAATTAAGTCCAGAGAATCGTTTTTGAACGGCAGTTTTTCGCCACCGGCGATAATCTGATAAACCCTGTCTCCCCAACCTCTGTATCTCAAATACTGAAGGAGTCCAAAACTGCTCGATGGGCTTATATCCGCTGATAGGTAATCTCGCTCCGTATATGTGAGGAGTTCTTCAAGAAGGCCGCCCATACCTGTGGCGAGATCCAGTACGACACCACTCTCCTTCTTTATGAGTTCGACGGTATGGTGGACGCTTTGAACCATCGCCCTGTTGTATTCCTCTGTGTATATGGCCTCTCTTGAACTTTGCATAAGCCTCTTGAATTCATCGAACTCTCCGCGGTACCACAGGGCGACGGCCTTTATTAGTTGATCGGCGGGAGAAAGCTGCTCTTCGGGGGTCTCAAAGAACCGTTTTTCAATCTCCTCCTGGCCGTTCATGAAGCCCTTTCCGACCATCTCCCACTGGTCCCTTCCTGACAACAAGAAATCATAGACTCCCATTCGCTTATTGAATCTCTTGCCGCAAAAGGAGCACATGAAACCATCTTCTTGCCTTAAAAGAGAAGAGCCACACGAAGGACACTGCAACAAACTCTCTATTTCAATCATGATTTTCTCCCTTCTTATAAGCATCCGGTAAGTATTTTACTATCTTTCCCGACGATTTAAAAAGTTATGCGCACCTTTGGAAAATCAGTCCGTGACAAACGAACCAAAAAACGAAAGCGCGGGAATTTCCAATTCTAGCCGGATATTAAAATTCGGCAGGCACAGAGTGGACAAATCTGATAAAATTGGTCATATTAAATGAAAAAAATATTATTTGGAGGGGAAAACATGAAGCGAAAAATTGTGAGTTCTATCATACTGGTCATACTGGTTTTGAGCGCAACAACTGCTCTTTCAAGCGGGCCTGTACAGATAAAGCCACCGATTCTGGCAACGGCCGTTGGCGATGGAGAAGGCTCGGTAATCTTGAACCTCGTCTGCGGATGGAAGGGAATAGAATGCGAGTCGGTTCTCGATCTGACTCCTGCCGCGCTGGAGGAGAGACTGGGTGAAATCGACGGCCCGGGGACGCTTGTTGTCGCCACCGGGGCTATTGTGGAGGGCGATCTCTATACGATTTGCAATATCGAGAAAATGAGCATAGAAAAGGAGTCGTCGAGAATAGAGGGGTTGATCGACGTCGCGAAATCCAACAGAATTCCGGTGATCGGTCTTCACATCGACCGGGGAATAACCTCTCCCGACACCGATCCTGGCAAGTCTTTAGATCTTATCATGCCTCACGCCGATGCCATAATTCTTGTCACACACATCGGCATGGACGAGTATTTTGAAAAGATCGCCACAGCCGGCACAATACCATTGATCGTGATCGACAACTCAGATAAACTCATAGAAGCTCTCGAGGTGCTATTCTCTATGAATCTGGGTGAGTGCGAATAAAGCGCGCCGGTTGAATTTCGCTTCCGGGTTGCTGTAATGTGCAATGGCTTTACGGCAATCCAGAAGCTAATAGATTTTTATCCGGGCAGTCGGTATAAGTGATAGAAGATCAGAATTTCTTCAGCCAGGGTACGTTGAGGTCGCAGACTGGAGAGACCGCCGAATCATACAGAGCGTTTGCGGCCGTGGAGTAGCCCCCCACGAAGACCCTTACCGCACCCATTCTCTTCAATCTGTGGAGTCCTTCGGTCATCATGGCCTTCCCCAGACCTCTCTTGTGGTACTCCGGCATAACCCCGACAGGCTCGTAACATGCGGTCCTGGTGACGTCGTCGTACCATATCGTGCAGAAGCCTGCAATCTCGCCGTCGGGAGCAACAGCGACAATATCCAGATCCCGCCTGTACATGGGCTGTTTCTGGATGTTGAGATACCATTCCCAGCCCTTGTATTTTTCATCTGGCTCATCCGGGTGAAAGGCCCTCCATGAAGCCCAGCTTCTGGAAGGGAGTTCTTCTTCAATTCCAAGAGAGCGTATCTCGAAGCCTTCCGGAATATAGACTTCTGCGATTTGACCGCTCAGGTCTCGTCGATGCTGATGTTCCGGCCAGTCACCTTGCGAATAACCTCTTCTCTTCAAAATCCCTATCCTTCGTTTGTCCTGGGAGTCGGTGAACACCCAGAGGCTTCTGAGGCCGTCTTTCTCACTGAAAAAATGCCTCTCCGAGATTTCTAACATTTCTTCCTCCAGTTCCTTGCAGTCGAAAGATGGATGTACCTGTAGATGGGTTTCGCCAGGTCCATCACGGTTGACGGCCGCCACTATCCTGTCATTAGAATCTTCCCAGAAGAAAATACAGTCATTCAACGAGTCGATTTTCAGACAGTTCTCCATCACATGCCAGCGCCAGTAATCCAGTCTGGCCAGATGCCAGGAGTATTCGCGCAGTCCGTTGGCTTTGAATACTTCTCTCAAGAACTCTCTCAGCTTCCAGTAATCTTCTTCGCATTCATATCTTCGTATTTTGAATCCCATCTCATCACCCACGCTTCTAATCAATACTGGATTGTCCTATTCTATGATAAAGCCGGGCGGATTCCTCACGCCCGGCATGGTTGACTTGCTGGAAAATTATCTATTCTTGCTTGCGGTATTTTCCGTACGCGTCCGCCGCTTTTATGGCGGAGAACACGGTTTGGGGGGTGATTTCAACCAGTTCGTTGTGAATCGTTTCGCCCTCCGCACAGGAAGCGCTTGCGACTTTCATCAGCTGCTCATCGGTAACGTTGCCCAGACCGATTTCCGCCAGAGT
This portion of the Mesotoga infera genome encodes:
- a CDS encoding class I SAM-dependent methyltransferase; the protein is MIEIESLLQCPSCGSSLLRQEDGFMCSFCGKRFNKRMGVYDFLLSGRDQWEMVGKGFMNGQEEIEKRFFETPEEQLSPADQLIKAVALWYRGEFDEFKRLMQSSREAIYTEEYNRAMVQSVHHTVELIKKESGVVLDLATGMGGLLEELLTYTERDYLSADISPSSSFGLLQYLRYRGWGDRVYQIIAGGEKLPFKNDSLDLIVSAAGFQNMENSREVFTESRRVSRKLITLCIFFEEDDPNLAYVKERNLHVSHLFVEGLEEAGWNVTVENVIKARAEPTPQSMILGIRPDQLPVTATTMNFEIIVAE
- a CDS encoding DUF6305 family protein: MKRKIVSSIILVILVLSATTALSSGPVQIKPPILATAVGDGEGSVILNLVCGWKGIECESVLDLTPAALEERLGEIDGPGTLVVATGAIVEGDLYTICNIEKMSIEKESSRIEGLIDVAKSNRIPVIGLHIDRGITSPDTDPGKSLDLIMPHADAIILVTHIGMDEYFEKIATAGTIPLIVIDNSDKLIEALEVLFSMNLGECE
- a CDS encoding GNAT family N-acetyltransferase, whose amino-acid sequence is MGFKIRRYECEEDYWKLREFLREVFKANGLREYSWHLARLDYWRWHVMENCLKIDSLNDCIFFWEDSNDRIVAAVNRDGPGETHLQVHPSFDCKELEEEMLEISERHFFSEKDGLRSLWVFTDSQDKRRIGILKRRGYSQGDWPEHQHRRDLSGQIAEVYIPEGFEIRSLGIEEELPSRSWASWRAFHPDEPDEKYKGWEWYLNIQKQPMYRRDLDIVAVAPDGEIAGFCTIWYDDVTRTACYEPVGVMPEYHKRGLGKAMMTEGLHRLKRMGAVRVFVGGYSTAANALYDSAVSPVCDLNVPWLKKF